One genomic segment of Sparus aurata chromosome 24, fSpaAur1.1, whole genome shotgun sequence includes these proteins:
- the LOC115577229 gene encoding NACHT, LRR and PYD domains-containing protein 3-like — translation MGRPIYFKGQQIPAVKRVDQESSEVPRGPSVQQHQTHLDSIFMLLEENIVTFVKNELKKIQKVLSSDYPEYLESQREDEEVVDGEDEEQKRSSREAFLKITLHFLRRMKQEELADCLQNKHLAAVCRCELKSNLQKKFQCVFEGIAKAGNPTLLNQIYTELYITEGGTAEVNDEHEVRQIETASKKPHRSETTIRQEDIFKASPGRDEPIRTVMTKGVAGIGKTVLTQKFTLDWAEDKANQDIQFTFPFTFRELNVLKEKKFSLVELVHHFFTETKEICSFEEFQVVFIFDGLDECRLPLDFHNTDILTDVRESTSVDVLLTNLIRGKLLPSARLWITTRPAAANQIPPECVDMVTEVRGFTDPQKEEYFRKRFRDEEQASRIISHIKTSRSLHIMCHIPVFCWITATVLEDVLKTREGGELPKTLTEMYIHFLVVQAKVKKVKYDGGAESDPHWTPESRKMIESLGKLAFDQLQKGNLIFYESDLTACGIDITAASVYSGVFTQIFKEERGLYQDKVFCFIHLSVQEFLAALHVHLTFMNSRVNLPVEEKQSTSCWSKLSRDKPDPKHLINSQESEARKKEVALTQYLQSFVDEALQSPNGHLDLFLRFLLGLSLETSQTLLRGLQTQIRSISGTNQKTVEYMKKKISENLSPERSINLFHCLNELNDRSLVEEIQQYLRSGRLSTDKLSPAQWSALVFILLSSEKDLDVFDLKKYSASEEALLRLLPVVKASKKALLSGCNLSERSCEALSSVLSSQSSSLRELDLSNNNLQDSGVKLLSVGLESPQCGLETLRLSGCDVSERSCEALSSVLSSQSSSLRELDLSNNNLQDSGVKLLSSPHCGLETLRVEPAGVRWLTPGLRKYSCELTVDTNTVSRNIKLSDNNRKMTYVEEDQSYPDHPERFESLLWSQLLCRTGLTGHFYWEVEWRGSVFISVSYRRIRRKGGSEDCVFGCNDQSWSLRCSDGGRYSVRHNNRRTLISSSSSSSSSSSSSSGRVAVYVDCPAGTLSFYRVSSDSLIHLHTFNTTFTEPLYPGFGFIWSSSGSV, via the exons agtcgaccaggagagctcagaggttcccagaggtccgtctgtccagcagcaccagacacacctggactccatatttatg ctgctggaggagaacattgtgacttttgtgaagaacgagctgaagaagatccagaaggttctgagttcagattacccagaatacttagagagtcagagggaggatgaggaggtggtggatggtgaggatgaggagcagaagaggagcagcagagaggcatttctgaagatcacacttcacttcctgaggagaatgaagcaggaggagctggctgactgtctgcagaaca aacatcttgctgcagtttgtcGGTGTgaacttaaatctaaccttcagaagaagttccagtgtgtgtttgaggggatcgctaaagcaggaaacccaacccttctgaatcagatctacacagagctctacatcacagagggagggactgcagaggtcaatgatgaacatgaggtcagacagattgaaacagcatcgaAGAAACCACACAGatcagaaacaacaatcagacaagaagacatctttaaagcctcacctggaagagacgaaccaatcagaacagtgatgacaaagggagtggctggcatcgggaaaacagtcttaacacagaagttcactctggactgggcagaagacaaagccaaccaggacatacagttcacatttccattcactttcagagagctgaatgtgctgaaagagaaaaagttcagcttggtggaacttgttcatcacttcttcactgaaaccaaagaaatctgcagctttgaagagttccaggttgtgttcatctttgacggtctggatgagtgtcgacttcctctggacttccacaacactgacatcctgactgatgttagagagtccacctcagtggatgtgctgctgacaaacctcatcagggggaaactgcttccctctgctcgcctctggataaccacacgacctgcagcagccaatcagatccctcctgagtgtgttgacatggtgacagaggtcagagggttcactgacccacagaaggaggagtacttcaggaagagattcagagacgaggagcaggccagcagaatcatctcccacatcaagacatcacgaagcctccacatcatgtgccacatcccagtcttctgctggatcactgctacagttctggaggatgtgttgaagaccagagagggaggagagctgcccaagaccctgactgagatgtacatccacttcctggtggttcaggccaaagtgaagaaggtcaagtatgatggaggagctgagtcagatccacactggactccagagagcaggaagatgattgagtctctgggaaaactggcttttgatcagctgcagaaaggaaacctgatcttctatgaatcagacctgacagcgtgtggcatcgatatcacagcagcctcagtgtactcaggagtgttcacacagatctttaaagaggagagaggactgtaccaggacaaggtgttctgcttcatccatctgagtgttcaggagtttctggctgctcttcatgtccatctgacattcatgAACTCTAGAGTCAATCTGCCAGTAGAAGAAAAGCAGTCAACATCCTGCTGGTCTAAACTATCAAGAGACAAACCTGACCCAAAACATCTCATCAACTCCCAGGAGtctgaagcaagaaaaaaagaagttgcaTTGACACAGTACCTCCAGAGTTTTGTAGacgaggccttacagagtccaaatggacacctggacttgttcctccgcttccttcTGGGTCTTTCACTGGAGACCAGTCAGACTCTCCTacgaggtctgcagacacagatacGAAGTATCTCAGGGACCAATCAGAAAACAGTTgagtacatgaagaagaagatcagtgagaatctttctccagagagaagcatcaatctgttccactgtctgaatgaactgaacgatcgttctctagtggaggagatacaacagtacctgagatcaggacgtctctccacagataaactgtctcctgctcagtggtcagctctggtcttcatcttactgtcatcagaaaaagatctggacgtgtttgacctgaagaaatactctgcttcagaggaggctcttctgaggctgctgccagtggtcaaagcctccaagaaagctct actgagtgggtgtaacctctcagagagaagctgtgaagctctgtcgtcagttctcagctcccagtcctctagtctgagagaactggacctgagtaacaacaacctgcaggattcaggagtgaagcttctgtctgttggactggagagtccacaatgtggacttgaaactctcag gcTGAGTGGCTGTGAcgtctcagagagaagctgtgaagctctgtcctcagttctcagctcccagtcctctagtctgagagaactggacctgagtaacaacaacctgcaggattcaggagtgaagctactttct agtccacactgtggacttgaaactctcag ggtggagcctgctggagtccgatggttgacaccaggtctgaggaagt attcctgtgagctcacagtcgacacaaacacagtcagcagaaacatcaaactgtctgacaacaacaggaagatgacatatgtggaggaggatcagtcatatcctgatcatccagagaggtttgagtccttGTTGTggtctcagctgctgtgtagaactggtctgactggtcacttttactgggaggtcgagtggagaggaagtgtttttatatcagtgagttacagaagaatcagaaggaaaggaggcagtgaagactgtgtgtttggatgcaatgatcagtcctggagtctgaggtGCTCTGATGGTGGTCGTTACTCTGTCAGGCACAATAACAGACGAacactcatctcctcctcctcctcctcctcctcctcctcctcctcctcctctggtagagtagcagtgtatgtggactgtcctgctggcactctgtccttctacagagtctcctctgactcactgatccacctccacaccttcaacaccacattcactgaacctctttatcctggatttgggttcatctggtccagttctggttcagtg